The following DNA comes from Gemmatimonadaceae bacterium.
TGACGCCGCCGTTCGACCATACGGCGCTCGAACCCGGGTACATCAAGGGATACGTGCCCGGCGTGCGCGAGAATGGAGGGCAGTATACGCATGCGGCCGCGTGGGTCGCGATCGCGTTCGCGGCGCTCGGCGACGGCGACCGGGCCGCCGAGCTGCTCGCCATGCTCAACCCGATCACGCACACCAGGACGGCACAAGGCGTCCAACAGTACCGCGTCGAACCGTACGTCGCGGTGGGCGACGTCTACTCGGAGCCGCCGCACGTGGGCCGCGGCGGCTGGACCTGGTATACCGGGTCGGCGGGATGGTTGTATCGCGCCGGAATGGAGTGGCTGCTGGGAATGCGACTGCGCGGAACGCGGCTGGAGATCGATCCGTGCATTCCCGCGGGATGGCCGGGGTTCACGGTCGCGTTCCGGTACCGCTCGGCGCGGTACGACATCGTCGTCGAGAATCCCGATGGCATGTGCCGCGGGGTGAAGCGGCTCACCGTCGACGGCATCACGCTGGATGATCCCACGGGCATTCCGCTCGCCGACGATCAGGCCGTCCATCGCGTGCGCGTGGTGTTGGGAAACCAGGGAAGGCCAGAGGCTGGGCCATCCATGGGGGAGCACGTCATGAGTCTCGGAGAACGGCGGCAGCCGTGAAGATCAATCCGCTCGCGGGCCATGCGCCTCCGGCGTCGATGCTGCTCGACGTGTCTCGACTGATCACCGCGTACTACACGGAGGTCCCCGATGCCACGGTGCCGGCGGAGCGCGTGGCGTTTGGCACGTCGGGGCACCGCGGCACGGCGTTCGATCGGACCTTCAACGAATGGCACGTGCTGGCGATCAGCGAGGCCATCTGTCGCTACCGCCGGTGGAAAGCGATCGACGGCCCGCTCTATCTTGGCATCGATACGCACGCGCTGTCGGTGCCTGCCTGCGCGTCCGCCCTCGAGGTGCTGGCGGCACACGGCGTGGACGTGATGCTCGCCGAGCACGACGAATACACGCCGACGCCCGCGGTGTCGCACGCCATTCTCCGCTACAACCGGGGGCGGACGGCGGGGATGGCCGACGGTATCGTGATCACGCCGTCGCACAATCCGCCCGACAACGGCGGGTTCAAATACAACCCGCCCAACGGCGGGCCAGCCGATACCGCCGTCACGAGCTGGATCGAGGTTCACGCCAACCAGTTCCTGGAGCGGAAGCTTCGGGGGGTGAAGCGTATACCATATGAAAGGGCGGTGCGTGCTGACACGACACACCGCCACGACTATCTCAACACGTACGTGCGCGATCTGGGGAACGTGGTCGACATGGACGCGATCCGCGGCGCGAGCCTGCACGTGGGCGTGGACCCGCTTGGCGGAGCGGGCGTCCATTACTGGGCCCCAATCGCCCACCACTATCATCTCGACCTGACCGTCGTCAGCGATGTGGTGGACCAGACGTTCCGGTTCATGACCGTGGACTGGGACGGCCGCATCCGGATGGACCCGTCGTCGCCGTACGCGATGCAACGCCTGATCGGACTCAAGGACACGTTCGATGTCGCGTTCGCGTGCGATACGGATCACGACCGTCACGGGATCGTCACGCGGAGCGCCGGGCTGTTGCCGCCCAACCACTATCTAGCGGTGGCCATCCATTATCTCTTCGGGCATCGGCCCGGCTGGAGCGCGAACGCCGGCGTGGGAAAGACCGCCGTGAGCAGCGCGATGATCGATAAGGTGACGGCAAAGCTCGGCCGGCGGCTGCACGAGGTGCCCGTGGGGTTCAAGTGGTTTGTCGATGGACTCAGCGACGGATCCATCGGGTTCTGCGGGGAGGAGAGCGCCGGAGCGACGTTCCTGCGGCGCGACGGTACCGTGTGGACCACGGACAAGGACGGCATGGTTCCGGGGCTGCTGGCAGCCGAGATCACGGCGCGTGCCGGTCGCGACCCCGGTGAACTCTACGGCGATCTGACACGCGAGTTCGGCGACCCGGTGTACGACCGAGTCGAGGCGCCCGCGACCGCCGAGCAGAAGCAGCGCCTCGCGGCCCTCTCCCCGGCGCAACTGCATTGCCAGGACCTCGCCGGAGAGCCGATCACGAGCGTCATCAACCAGGCGCCGGGGAACCAGGCGCCGCTCGGCGGCGTGAAGGTGTCGGCCGCGACCGGCTGGTTCGCGGCCCGGCCATCGGGTACCGAGGCGCTCTACAAGATCTACGCCGAGAGTTTCCGCGGCCGCGAGCAATTGGCCCGGATCGTGGGGGAGGCGCAGGCGATCGTCGATACGGCGCTGGCGGCGGGACCGCCGGGAACGGCGCCATGACCGCGCTTCATGACGTTGTGTTCCTGCTTGATTGCGACAACACGCTGTTCGACAACGATCGGCTGGAGACGGATCTGGGCGATCACTTGGTACAGACGTACGGGATCGCCTGCCGGGCCAGGTACCTGGAGGTGCTCGAGCAACTGCGTAGCGAAGTCGGATACGCCGACTACCTGGGCGCCCTGCAGCGCTCCCGGCAGCAAGACGTGAGTGATGCGCGATTGTTCATGACGGCGTCGTTTCTCCTGGACTACCCCTTTGCCAGGCAGCTGTATCCCGGCGCGCTCGACGTCATCCGCCAACTGAGCACGTTGGGGCCGACGGTCATCTTGTCGGACGGCGACGTGGTGTATCAGCCGCGCAAAGTCCAGCACTCCGGTCTCTGGGAAGCCGTGGACGGCAGGGTGCTGATCGCCATTCACAAGGAACGGACGCTCGCGGCCGTGGCCGCGCGCTACCCGGCGCGGCGCTATGTCATGATCGACGATAAACTTCGCATTCTGGCGGCGATCAAAGCGTTCTGGTCCGACCGGGTGACGACGGTGTTCCCTCGCCAGGGGCACTACGCGCTCGATCCCCGCCACACGGCCGGGTTTGCCGCGGCCGATCTCACGGTCGAGCGGATCGGCGATCTGGCGAACCACGACTGGGCGGCCCAACTCGGCAGGCGTGCCACCGTGCCTCCGGAGCAGGACGGGCGGCGATGACGACCATGAAGTCGCGGTCGATCCTCACCATCAACGGTGGCTCGTCGAGCATCCGGTTCGCCGTGTACGCCGTCGGAGAACCGATGCGGCGGCAACTCAGCGGCAAGGTGGACCACATCG
Coding sequences within:
- a CDS encoding HAD family hydrolase; the protein is MTALHDVVFLLDCDNTLFDNDRLETDLGDHLVQTYGIACRARYLEVLEQLRSEVGYADYLGALQRSRQQDVSDARLFMTASFLLDYPFARQLYPGALDVIRQLSTLGPTVILSDGDVVYQPRKVQHSGLWEAVDGRVLIAIHKERTLAAVAARYPARRYVMIDDKLRILAAIKAFWSDRVTTVFPRQGHYALDPRHTAGFAAADLTVERIGDLANHDWAAQLGRRATVPPEQDGRR
- the pgm gene encoding phosphoglucomutase (alpha-D-glucose-1,6-bisphosphate-dependent), whose product is MKINPLAGHAPPASMLLDVSRLITAYYTEVPDATVPAERVAFGTSGHRGTAFDRTFNEWHVLAISEAICRYRRWKAIDGPLYLGIDTHALSVPACASALEVLAAHGVDVMLAEHDEYTPTPAVSHAILRYNRGRTAGMADGIVITPSHNPPDNGGFKYNPPNGGPADTAVTSWIEVHANQFLERKLRGVKRIPYERAVRADTTHRHDYLNTYVRDLGNVVDMDAIRGASLHVGVDPLGGAGVHYWAPIAHHYHLDLTVVSDVVDQTFRFMTVDWDGRIRMDPSSPYAMQRLIGLKDTFDVAFACDTDHDRHGIVTRSAGLLPPNHYLAVAIHYLFGHRPGWSANAGVGKTAVSSAMIDKVTAKLGRRLHEVPVGFKWFVDGLSDGSIGFCGEESAGATFLRRDGTVWTTDKDGMVPGLLAAEITARAGRDPGELYGDLTREFGDPVYDRVEAPATAEQKQRLAALSPAQLHCQDLAGEPITSVINQAPGNQAPLGGVKVSAATGWFAARPSGTEALYKIYAESFRGREQLARIVGEAQAIVDTALAAGPPGTAP
- a CDS encoding glycosyl hydrolase family 65 protein codes for the protein GWDGSWYRRAYFDDGTPLGTTGADACAIDSIAQSWSVMSGAARPDRARRAMESVSRHLLRPNDPMALLLTPPFDHTALEPGYIKGYVPGVRENGGQYTHAAAWVAIAFAALGDGDRAAELLAMLNPITHTRTAQGVQQYRVEPYVAVGDVYSEPPHVGRGGWTWYTGSAGWLYRAGMEWLLGMRLRGTRLEIDPCIPAGWPGFTVAFRYRSARYDIVVENPDGMCRGVKRLTVDGITLDDPTGIPLADDQAVHRVRVVLGNQGRPEAGPSMGEHVMSLGERRQP